In Chloroflexota bacterium, the following proteins share a genomic window:
- a CDS encoding riboflavin synthase, with the protein MFTGIVEEVGTVRALTQEGDAVALSVAANVVLDGLALGDSVSVDGTCLTVAALEEGGFRVGLSPETLRRTSLASLRKGSRVNLERAVRASDRLGGHIVQGHVDGVAKVVGVVPEGDSVRMTFQVPPNLARYIVEKGFVALDGVSLTVTERSGDRFGIALVAYTRDHVALSQKREGDAVNLEVDVLAKYVESIVGIRVDGGSAVS; encoded by the coding sequence GTGTTCACAGGAATCGTCGAAGAGGTCGGAACGGTCCGCGCCCTCACGCAGGAGGGAGACGCGGTGGCCCTTTCGGTTGCCGCGAATGTCGTACTCGACGGCCTGGCGCTCGGCGACAGTGTAAGCGTCGACGGGACGTGCCTCACCGTCGCGGCGTTGGAGGAGGGCGGCTTTCGTGTCGGTCTCTCCCCCGAGACGCTTCGCCGCACCTCCCTGGCGTCCTTGCGCAAGGGAAGCCGTGTCAATCTCGAGCGTGCCGTGCGCGCATCCGATCGACTCGGCGGCCACATCGTGCAGGGGCACGTGGACGGGGTCGCAAAGGTCGTCGGTGTCGTGCCAGAAGGTGATTCGGTCCGCATGACGTTTCAGGTGCCGCCCAACTTGGCAAGGTACATCGTGGAAAAAGGGTTCGTCGCGTTGGACGGAGTCAGCCTCACGGTGACCGAGCGGTCCGGCGATCGATTCGGCATCGCGCTGGTGGCCTACACCCGCGACCACGTCGCCCTCTCACAAAAACGCGAAGGAGACGCGGTCAACCTCGAGGTCGACGTCTTGGCGAAGTACGTTGAAAGCATCGTGGGCATCAGAGTAGACGGGGGGAGCGCAGTATCTTAA
- the ribD gene encoding bifunctional diaminohydroxyphosphoribosylaminopyrimidine deaminase/5-amino-6-(5-phosphoribosylamino)uracil reductase RibD codes for MARALGLAERSLGWCSPNPAVGAVIVRDGEIVGEGWTQPPGQAHAEIIALRAAGPRANGATLYVTLEPCSHHGRTPPCTEAIISAGIRSVHAAMVDPSPWVNGGGLAALRDAGIATSVGEHEEDARRLNEAYLTWVRTRVPFVTLKYAVTVDGKIATRTGSSFWVTGVEARRYVARLRSRVDAVLVGVGTVLADDPQLTARPGEFGDVENQPVHQPTRVVFDSSARVDLSSRVVSGSLPGTTILCTTDRAPESKLRDLRAFGVETIVVPSRDARVDVCAALRELGQRNITSVLAECGGSLAWSLLQAGAVHKICAFFAPKIVGGAGAPSPVEGRGVETMDAAWTLTDTRWTPLGSDMLLEGYVSSCDRTTTS; via the coding sequence ATGGCACGCGCACTCGGGCTGGCCGAGCGATCTCTCGGTTGGTGCAGCCCGAACCCTGCCGTGGGCGCCGTGATCGTTCGGGACGGAGAGATCGTCGGCGAAGGGTGGACCCAGCCTCCGGGCCAAGCCCACGCGGAGATCATCGCCCTCCGAGCGGCTGGACCGCGCGCGAACGGTGCGACGCTCTACGTCACTCTGGAGCCCTGCAGCCACCACGGTCGGACTCCACCGTGTACCGAAGCCATCATCTCGGCGGGCATTCGCTCGGTCCATGCGGCGATGGTCGACCCGAGCCCGTGGGTGAATGGGGGCGGACTCGCCGCGCTGCGAGACGCCGGCATTGCGACCAGCGTCGGCGAACACGAGGAGGACGCCCGTCGCCTCAACGAGGCCTACTTGACCTGGGTGCGGACCCGCGTGCCGTTCGTGACGCTGAAATACGCGGTTACTGTCGATGGCAAGATCGCCACGCGCACCGGCTCATCGTTCTGGGTGACGGGCGTTGAGGCGCGGAGATACGTCGCGCGGCTTCGGTCGCGTGTGGACGCGGTCCTGGTCGGCGTCGGAACGGTCCTGGCCGATGATCCCCAGCTCACCGCTCGTCCGGGCGAATTTGGCGACGTCGAGAACCAACCCGTGCACCAGCCCACTCGGGTGGTATTCGACTCGAGCGCGCGCGTGGATCTCTCATCGCGCGTCGTCTCCGGATCGTTGCCGGGTACGACCATTTTATGTACGACGGATCGAGCGCCGGAGTCGAAGCTGCGCGACTTACGGGCGTTTGGCGTTGAGACGATCGTTGTTCCATCGCGCGATGCCCGCGTCGACGTTTGCGCCGCGCTGCGCGAGCTGGGCCAGCGGAACATCACGTCCGTGCTGGCCGAGTGCGGCGGGAGCCTGGCCTGGAGCCTGTTGCAAGCTGGGGCGGTTCACAAAATCTGCGCTTTTTTCGCCCCCAAGATCGTTGGCGGTGCGGGCGCGCCGTCTCCCGTGGAAGGCCGTGGCGTCGAGACGATGGACGCCGCTTGGACCCTTACCGACACCCGGTGGACGCCGCTCGGGTCGGACATGCTCCTCGAAGGCTACGTCTCCTCCTGCGACCGCACGACGACATCATGA
- a CDS encoding citrate synthase, translating to MAATDMGLEDVVVSTSSICDVNGRTGQLIYRGYDIHDLVEHTTFEEVIYLLWHDDLPNRAQLDELNAQLRNNRTIPPGVVDVLRALPSGSPPMDVLRTVVSILGLYDPDGRDNSIDATRRKAVRLAAQIPTIITTYHRIREGKPIVEPDPTLSQAANLLYMLNGERPDDYMAKTMDVALILHADHELNASTFSARVTIATLSDLYDAITAAIGTLSGPLHGGANEQVMRMLLQVGSEDAAEEWIRGALARKARIMGFGHRVYKTDDPRAVELKEMSRELGERTGHPQWFRMSDRIQRVMLAEKGLHANVDFYSASAYYVMGIPIDLYTPIFAASRISGWCAHVLEQLGNNRLIRPRSEYVGPRDKRVVPLSQR from the coding sequence ATGGCTGCTACAGACATGGGCCTGGAAGATGTCGTTGTCTCCACATCATCGATTTGCGACGTCAACGGCAGAACTGGCCAGCTGATCTATCGTGGTTATGACATTCACGATCTCGTCGAGCACACGACATTTGAAGAGGTTATCTACCTCCTGTGGCACGATGATCTCCCCAACCGCGCGCAGCTCGACGAGCTGAATGCCCAGCTTCGCAACAATCGAACCATCCCACCGGGTGTCGTCGACGTGCTGCGTGCGCTCCCCAGCGGATCCCCGCCGATGGATGTGCTGCGGACCGTCGTCTCGATCCTCGGACTTTATGATCCGGACGGCCGAGACAATTCCATCGATGCGACGCGTCGAAAGGCCGTGCGATTGGCGGCGCAGATTCCCACCATCATCACAACATACCATCGAATCCGCGAGGGGAAGCCGATCGTCGAGCCCGACCCGACCCTCAGCCAGGCTGCCAACCTCCTGTACATGCTGAACGGCGAGCGCCCCGACGACTACATGGCGAAAACCATGGATGTGGCCCTTATCCTGCACGCCGATCACGAGCTGAACGCGTCCACCTTTTCGGCGCGCGTCACGATTGCGACCCTCTCTGACCTCTACGACGCGATCACGGCCGCCATCGGCACCCTCTCCGGACCGCTTCACGGTGGCGCGAACGAGCAGGTCATGCGCATGCTGCTCCAGGTCGGCTCTGAGGATGCTGCGGAAGAGTGGATTCGTGGTGCGCTCGCGCGCAAGGCCCGGATCATGGGCTTCGGCCACCGCGTGTACAAGACGGACGATCCGCGAGCGGTGGAACTGAAGGAGATGTCCCGCGAGCTGGGCGAGCGCACTGGGCATCCGCAGTGGTTCCGCATGTCAGACCGCATCCAGCGTGTGATGCTGGCGGAAAAGGGCCTCCATGCGAACGTCGATTTCTACTCCGCGTCCGCCTACTACGTTATGGGCATTCCCATCGATCTCTACACGCCAATCTTTGCCGCGAGTCGGATCTCGGGCTGGTGCGCTCACGTGTTGGAGCAGCTTGGCAACAACCGGCTGATTCGGCCCAGGTCCGAGTACGTCGGTCCCCGGGACAAGCGGGTCGTACCCCTCAGCCAGCGGTAA
- a CDS encoding response regulator translates to MADSPEKRTDERKPGHAALPPDQALLYAQDLAAARASMRTLSRRIAAKGRAGTRKILIADDDPSLRLLVSTTLSGEEYQILEAGTGIDALVITKAQRPVLVLLDVNMPDLDGLEVCRRIKADPELQDVKVVMLTGAAEPSDQQAGLAAGADTYLTKPFRPLELLKVVDSATA, encoded by the coding sequence TTGGCCGATTCTCCTGAGAAGAGAACCGACGAGAGGAAACCGGGCCACGCAGCGCTGCCCCCGGACCAGGCGCTTCTCTACGCACAGGATCTCGCGGCCGCTCGCGCATCGATGCGAACCCTGTCGCGCCGAATCGCGGCAAAAGGCCGGGCGGGCACTCGCAAGATATTGATCGCAGACGACGATCCGTCGCTCCGTCTCCTCGTCAGCACCACCCTGTCCGGTGAGGAATATCAGATCCTGGAGGCAGGGACCGGAATCGATGCGCTGGTAATCACCAAGGCCCAGCGGCCGGTCCTGGTGTTGCTCGACGTCAACATGCCGGACCTGGACGGCCTGGAAGTTTGCCGCCGAATCAAGGCGGATCCCGAGCTGCAAGACGTGAAAGTTGTCATGCTCACGGGAGCTGCGGAACCGTCCGATCAGCAGGCGGGCTTAGCAGCCGGGGCCGACACGTATTTGACCAAGCCATTTCGCCCCCTCGAGCTCCTCAAAGTGGTCGATTCGGCTACGGCGTAG
- a CDS encoding thioredoxin domain-containing protein, which produces MANRLISESSPYLRQHAHNPVDWYPWGDDALAKARDEDKPLLLSIGYSACHWCHVMAHESFEDPHTAAIMNERFVNVKVDREERPDLDQIYMTAVQGMTGQGGWPMTVFLTPDGKPFYGGTYFPPTDRGGMPAFQRVLLSVSEAFRSQRSQVGVQADRVAAFIRDQTRVRAASTALDRSVLQGAAQAMLERFDRENGGYAGAPKFPQAMALDFMLRSYTRTHDADQLAMVMTSLRHMAQGGIYDQVGGGFHRYTVDGEWVVPHFEKMLYDNALLAQVYIHAFQLTGDSEARRIAQETLDFVAREMRDASGGFYSTLDADSEGVEGKYYVWSADEFNAVVGSDDADLVREHFGVTREGNFEGKSILTIATPVRELAQRLHRSESDVEAAIARGRGRLFAARSARVRPGLDDKILASWNGLMLRAFAEAARVLGRPSDRAIAEASADFLVRELWRDGHVIRVYKDGGAKIRGYLEDYAATADGLLATYEDSYDPSRFMAAKEITDRMIDLFWDEADGRFYDAASDGETLVARPRDLWDNATPSGTSLACHVLLQLWCLTGDPRYERIARSAMAEIADLLRQHPVGFGNMLAAVDFLLAPPCEIAIIGEVGSPDMQRMLEPFRREYLPNAVLAVRDAREPTATPTIPLLDGRTILNGTSTAYVCRGFVCDAPVTDPDSALEIVRRAG; this is translated from the coding sequence TTGGCAAACCGCCTGATATCGGAGTCGAGCCCGTACCTGCGCCAGCACGCCCACAACCCGGTTGACTGGTATCCCTGGGGCGACGATGCGCTCGCCAAAGCGCGGGATGAGGACAAGCCGCTCCTGCTGAGCATCGGGTATTCCGCGTGTCATTGGTGCCACGTCATGGCGCACGAGTCATTCGAGGATCCGCACACCGCCGCCATCATGAACGAGCGGTTCGTCAACGTCAAAGTCGATCGGGAGGAGAGGCCCGACCTCGACCAGATCTACATGACTGCCGTGCAGGGCATGACCGGCCAGGGTGGATGGCCCATGACCGTCTTCCTCACTCCGGACGGGAAGCCCTTTTATGGGGGGACCTACTTTCCACCCACCGACCGTGGCGGCATGCCAGCCTTTCAACGCGTCCTGCTCTCCGTCTCGGAGGCGTTTCGCTCGCAGCGCAGCCAGGTCGGCGTGCAAGCGGATCGCGTTGCCGCGTTCATTCGCGACCAAACGCGCGTTCGCGCTGCGAGCACCGCGCTGGATCGATCGGTCCTGCAGGGCGCAGCACAGGCGATGCTGGAGCGATTCGATCGCGAGAATGGCGGCTACGCAGGCGCGCCGAAGTTCCCCCAGGCCATGGCTCTCGACTTCATGCTGCGCAGCTACACCCGAACGCACGACGCGGACCAATTGGCAATGGTCATGACGTCTCTTCGCCACATGGCTCAGGGCGGAATCTACGATCAGGTGGGCGGTGGATTCCATCGGTACACGGTCGACGGCGAGTGGGTGGTCCCCCACTTCGAGAAGATGCTGTACGACAACGCGCTGCTCGCCCAGGTCTACATCCACGCCTTTCAGCTCACCGGCGACTCGGAAGCTCGCCGAATCGCCCAAGAGACATTGGACTTCGTGGCCCGGGAAATGCGTGACGCCAGCGGCGGCTTCTACAGCACGCTCGATGCTGATAGTGAAGGCGTCGAGGGCAAGTACTACGTGTGGAGTGCGGACGAGTTCAACGCCGTCGTCGGCTCCGACGACGCTGACCTCGTGCGAGAGCACTTTGGTGTGACCCGTGAGGGAAATTTCGAGGGCAAGTCGATCTTGACGATCGCGACCCCAGTACGCGAGCTTGCCCAGCGGCTCCATCGTTCTGAATCGGACGTGGAGGCAGCCATCGCGCGTGGGCGCGGGCGGTTGTTTGCAGCGCGCAGCGCTCGCGTCCGCCCAGGCCTCGACGACAAGATCCTGGCATCCTGGAATGGCTTGATGCTCCGAGCATTCGCGGAGGCCGCGCGCGTTCTCGGCCGCCCTTCGGACCGCGCAATCGCAGAGGCCAGCGCCGACTTCCTGGTCCGCGAATTGTGGCGGGACGGCCACGTCATTCGCGTGTACAAGGACGGTGGGGCGAAGATTCGCGGCTATTTGGAAGACTATGCAGCCACCGCCGATGGGCTCCTGGCTACCTACGAGGACTCGTACGATCCATCGCGCTTCATGGCGGCCAAGGAGATCACCGACCGAATGATTGACCTATTCTGGGACGAGGCCGATGGGCGCTTCTATGACGCCGCCTCCGACGGAGAGACGCTCGTCGCGCGCCCGCGCGATCTGTGGGACAACGCCACGCCATCGGGCACGTCGCTAGCCTGCCACGTGCTGCTCCAGCTCTGGTGCTTGACGGGCGACCCGCGCTACGAGCGGATCGCCCGCAGTGCAATGGCTGAGATTGCGGACTTGCTTCGCCAGCACCCCGTTGGCTTCGGGAACATGCTGGCAGCCGTCGACTTCCTGCTCGCGCCGCCATGTGAGATCGCAATCATCGGCGAGGTCGGTTCGCCCGACATGCAGCGTATGCTCGAGCCGTTCCGTCGGGAGTACTTGCCCAATGCCGTCCTTGCCGTCCGTGACGCACGCGAACCCACAGCGACCCCGACGATCCCGCTTCTCGACGGACGCACGATTCTCAACGGCACGAGCACCGCCTACGTCTGCCGGGGATTCGTCTGCGATGCGCCCGTCACAGATCCCGATTCAGCTTTGGAAATCGTCCGGCGCGCGGGTTAG
- a CDS encoding VOC family protein yields the protein MFKVKGARSWNINAENLDEMVRFYRDFVGGDEGRSMNIGGVTVAHIDLGGLTLGLFDASEGPRPGVPHHTFDIDWPGDLESVTRELEGKGVKIEGTRIHREGPGYSLYFSDPCGNRIELSTDPPR from the coding sequence GTGTTCAAAGTCAAGGGTGCGCGATCGTGGAACATCAACGCGGAAAACCTCGACGAGATGGTTCGCTTCTATCGCGATTTCGTAGGCGGAGACGAGGGCCGGAGCATGAACATCGGCGGCGTGACCGTCGCGCACATCGATCTCGGCGGCCTGACGCTTGGCTTGTTCGACGCGTCTGAGGGGCCACGCCCCGGCGTTCCGCATCATACCTTCGACATCGACTGGCCGGGAGACCTGGAATCGGTCACCCGCGAGCTGGAGGGCAAGGGCGTCAAGATCGAAGGGACTCGGATACATCGGGAAGGACCCGGGTATTCGCTCTATTTCTCGGACCCTTGCGGCAATCGCATCGAGCTTTCAACGGATCCACCCCGCTAA
- a CDS encoding 1,4-dihydroxy-2-naphthoate polyprenyltransferase translates to MTSTPIAAGDDRPAAWRVWWRLARPFSLTASIVPVLVGGSLAFATGDLRSPSLFVAMLVASVLIQIATNMFNEYFDFRHGLDTPETVGIAGAIVRGHVPAAQVFWAAVACLVLALGLGLAIVARTSLAVLVAGVASALAGFLYTGGPLPIAYTPLGEVEVFLFMGPMIVGLAYFIQAGTLSAGALWASIPIGCLVAAILLANNLRDVVADGKVGRHTVPVTFGRWTGLALYAALFVAAYVTNVAAVVAGQLPVTALFPIVLVGVPPKLVRLFVSTEDPRALNAAVRGSAQLHARFGLLFALGIAVGPLIGWRTPVL, encoded by the coding sequence GTGACGAGCACTCCCATCGCCGCGGGAGACGACCGGCCAGCCGCGTGGCGCGTTTGGTGGCGCCTTGCGAGACCCTTCTCCCTCACCGCATCCATCGTTCCCGTACTCGTCGGCGGTTCTCTGGCCTTCGCGACGGGCGACCTTCGGTCACCTTCGCTCTTCGTCGCCATGCTGGTGGCGTCAGTCCTCATCCAGATCGCCACGAACATGTTCAATGAGTACTTCGACTTTCGACATGGCCTCGATACGCCCGAGACCGTTGGCATCGCAGGGGCAATTGTCCGAGGGCACGTTCCGGCCGCTCAGGTCTTTTGGGCCGCCGTGGCGTGCTTGGTGCTGGCACTGGGACTTGGTCTTGCGATCGTCGCGCGCACGTCGCTCGCAGTCCTCGTCGCCGGAGTTGCCAGTGCGCTCGCCGGCTTCCTGTACACAGGCGGACCGCTCCCCATCGCGTACACGCCGCTCGGGGAGGTCGAGGTCTTCCTCTTCATGGGGCCGATGATTGTTGGTCTCGCCTACTTCATTCAGGCCGGAACCCTATCGGCGGGCGCCCTCTGGGCATCCATTCCGATCGGATGCCTGGTCGCGGCGATCCTACTCGCCAATAACCTGCGCGACGTGGTGGCGGATGGGAAGGTCGGCCGCCACACCGTCCCGGTCACCTTCGGTCGATGGACGGGATTGGCCCTGTACGCCGCGCTCTTCGTGGCTGCCTATGTCACCAACGTCGCCGCCGTCGTCGCGGGGCAGCTTCCGGTCACCGCGCTTTTCCCGATCGTTCTCGTGGGGGTTCCCCCGAAATTGGTGCGGCTGTTCGTTTCGACGGAAGATCCGCGCGCGCTCAACGCCGCGGTTCGCGGGTCAGCCCAGCTTCACGCGCGATTCGGGCTCCTCTTTGCCCTCGGTATCGCCGTCGGGCCGCTCATCGGATGGCGCACGCCGGTACTTTGA
- a CDS encoding AURKAIP1/COX24 domain-containing protein produces MGSLVKKRRKKMRRHKYRKMLKKYRRRNR; encoded by the coding sequence ATGGGTTCTCTCGTCAAGAAGCGCCGGAAAAAGATGCGGCGGCACAAGTACCGAAAGATGCTGAAGAAGTATCGGCGGCGCAACCGCTAG
- a CDS encoding fused MFS/spermidine synthase gives MDGVVQSVHVDSGPLGPGYWPLMLPEAHPRTALILGLGGGTIAHLLRKRFGAVRIVGVDNDPAIIRIARSAFSIERCTNEIVEADAFAFVDRVETVFDYIAVDLFADGMVPPAIFRRPFLRRIRQALAPGGIAAFNFFNDRRTAARVDRLKRTFPRVALLKSRENVVAHCRPR, from the coding sequence GTGGACGGCGTCGTCCAGTCCGTCCACGTCGATAGCGGACCACTCGGCCCTGGCTACTGGCCGCTGATGTTGCCCGAAGCCCACCCGCGCACCGCCTTGATCCTCGGCCTGGGCGGCGGCACTATCGCCCACCTCCTCAGGAAACGATTTGGAGCAGTCCGAATCGTCGGCGTGGACAACGATCCGGCCATCATCCGTATCGCGCGAAGCGCCTTTAGCATTGAGCGATGCACGAACGAGATCGTCGAGGCGGACGCCTTCGCCTTCGTCGACCGGGTGGAAACGGTCTTCGACTACATCGCCGTGGACCTGTTCGCTGACGGGATGGTCCCGCCGGCGATCTTCCGCCGGCCCTTCCTCCGACGCATCCGCCAGGCACTGGCGCCGGGCGGAATCGCGGCGTTCAATTTCTTCAACGACCGCCGCACGGCGGCTCGAGTGGATCGGCTGAAGCGCACGTTTCCCCGCGTGGCGCTCCTGAAATCCCGCGAGAACGTCGTGGCGCACTGCCGGCCGCGATAG
- the malQ gene encoding 4-alpha-glucanotransferase — translation MGDEARNASFSRFPRAGGLLLHPTSLPSRCGIGDFGPAAYQFVDFLARAGQQLWQLLPLGPTGFGDSPYAARSAFAGNPLLISPEILRDEGLIDSSELDALPPFREERVDYAAVAVLKDRMLRRAAARAATDGPPWLRDQLESFRSDQREWLDDFTLFMALRDQFDRNPWQRWPSGLRARDPRALEQARRSLADEVAYHRFAQFLFWRQWSALHQYAAERHVQIVGDLPIFVAHDSADVWANQELFHLDSAGNPTVVAGVPPDYFSSTGQRWGNPLYRWDRMAEDGFRWWIARFRMLLRTVDIVRIDHFRGFCACWEIPASESTAVNGRWVEVPGDAVFCALRDALGSLPIIVEDLGYITPDVVALRQRLGYPGMKVLQFAWDSGPTNPFLPHNFEPNCVVYTGTHDNDTTLGWFRSATPAERAHATQYMGVSGEDIAWDLIRLAFASVADLAIVPVQDVLSLDTDARMNFPGRAEGNWAWRLRHDQLRDEHADRLRHLSTTFGRVR, via the coding sequence ATGGGCGACGAAGCGCGAAATGCAAGCTTTTCGCGATTTCCGCGGGCCGGCGGGCTACTCCTGCACCCCACTTCGCTGCCGAGCCGCTGCGGGATCGGTGACTTTGGACCCGCGGCCTACCAGTTCGTCGACTTCCTCGCGCGCGCGGGGCAGCAGCTGTGGCAGCTCCTGCCCCTCGGACCGACGGGGTTCGGTGACTCCCCCTACGCGGCCCGTTCCGCATTTGCCGGAAACCCGCTCTTGATCTCTCCGGAGATCTTGCGCGACGAGGGCTTGATCGATTCGTCCGAGCTGGATGCGCTGCCGCCATTCCGGGAGGAACGCGTCGACTACGCTGCGGTCGCCGTCCTCAAGGACCGCATGCTCCGCCGAGCCGCGGCCCGCGCGGCGACCGACGGGCCGCCATGGCTTCGCGACCAGCTTGAGTCCTTCCGCTCGGACCAGCGAGAGTGGCTGGACGATTTTACGCTGTTCATGGCCCTTCGCGACCAGTTCGATCGCAATCCGTGGCAGCGCTGGCCGTCTGGCCTTCGGGCTCGGGACCCACGGGCGCTGGAGCAGGCACGGCGTAGTCTGGCCGACGAGGTCGCCTATCACCGTTTCGCGCAGTTCCTTTTCTGGCGGCAATGGTCGGCGCTTCACCAATACGCGGCCGAGCGCCACGTGCAGATCGTCGGAGACCTTCCGATCTTCGTGGCGCACGACAGCGCCGATGTGTGGGCCAATCAGGAGCTGTTTCACCTTGATTCAGCGGGGAACCCGACCGTTGTTGCCGGGGTGCCGCCGGACTATTTCTCGTCCACGGGCCAGCGCTGGGGTAATCCTCTCTATCGATGGGATCGGATGGCGGAGGACGGATTTCGCTGGTGGATTGCCCGGTTCCGCATGCTGCTGCGCACGGTCGACATCGTCCGGATCGATCATTTCCGGGGCTTCTGTGCGTGCTGGGAGATTCCCGCAAGCGAGTCCACCGCTGTCAATGGCCGGTGGGTCGAGGTTCCCGGTGACGCGGTGTTTTGCGCCCTTCGAGATGCCCTGGGGAGCCTTCCCATCATCGTGGAGGACCTGGGTTACATCACGCCGGACGTGGTCGCCCTCCGCCAACGGCTCGGATATCCAGGGATGAAGGTCCTCCAATTCGCCTGGGATTCCGGACCGACGAATCCGTTCTTACCCCACAATTTCGAGCCGAACTGCGTCGTCTACACCGGAACGCACGACAACGATACGACGCTCGGCTGGTTTCGCTCCGCGACCCCGGCCGAGCGTGCACACGCCACCCAGTACATGGGGGTATCCGGCGAGGACATCGCCTGGGACCTCATCCGACTCGCCTTCGCATCCGTCGCGGACCTGGCGATCGTCCCCGTTCAGGACGTTCTCAGTCTGGACACGGATGCCCGCATGAACTTCCCTGGTCGCGCGGAGGGCAATTGGGCATGGCGCCTGCGTCACGACCAGCTCCGCGATGAGCACGCTGACCGCCTCCGCCATCTGTCTACCACGTTCGGTCGCGTGCGATGA
- a CDS encoding cupredoxin domain-containing protein — translation MAVRRVAPLTLIAAASLILLACGGAASESDSTTDNSTARAQNAATGSKAASADQSIAISTGDYFFSPSEVAVRPGTISVTISNDGPRRHTFYVRNVADTDDIVSTDRLVAGGTETVTFTLPTEGRYRIYCAIPGHADRGEIGWFVATSATS, via the coding sequence ATGGCAGTTCGACGGGTCGCACCCCTCACGCTCATCGCCGCGGCGAGTCTGATACTCCTGGCGTGCGGAGGGGCAGCGAGCGAATCCGACTCAACGACGGACAATTCGACGGCGCGTGCGCAGAATGCGGCGACGGGATCAAAAGCCGCGTCGGCGGACCAGTCGATCGCGATCAGCACGGGGGACTATTTCTTCAGCCCGTCGGAGGTCGCCGTGCGGCCAGGCACGATCTCGGTGACGATTTCGAACGACGGACCCCGTCGGCATACCTTCTACGTGCGGAATGTCGCGGATACGGACGACATCGTCTCGACGGACCGCCTCGTCGCCGGCGGCACGGAAACGGTAACCTTTACGCTGCCCACCGAGGGGCGCTATCGAATCTATTGCGCGATCCCGGGCCACGCGGATCGCGGGGAGATCGGCTGGTTCGTCGCAACGTCTGCCACCTCGTAA